The nucleotide window TGGGTTTAAATTATCATCTGATCTTGAATTATCAATATCGTACAAGCTTGTGGAAGTTAGGTTAAAGACCGGGCTTGAAACTGAGGCATCAACCTCTTTTGCAAAGCTTACAAATCCCCTAAATCCTGCAAAGGCAGATATTCTGTCGTGATTAAAGTCACAGAATGGGACTCCAAGTTTTAATGATATATATTTTTCTTTGGCTCCGGATATGAGCAGGTTTGGCCGGTATTTTTTGAGTAATCTGGCCAGTTCTGTTGAGTTGGCATCATCCACAATTATGGTACCATCCCTGACTGTTTCTTTGATTCTTTCGTAGTCCTCTTTGATCCCGTTTTTAGTTCCAGACATCATTACATCCATGCCCAGTTCTTCAAAGGCACGCACCAGGGACCAGGCCTTGTTCCCCCCTACATAGAGGGCAACTGTTTTCCCGGTTAATCTTTCTTTGTATTCACGAATTTCATCCTGAACTTCTTCCAGTCCCCTTTGGATTATTTTCTCGGTGCGCTGGATCATCTCCTCATCATTAAAGAAATCAGCGATTTCCCGGAGGGAATTAATGGTCTGTTCCAGTCCGAAGAAGTTGACCTTGATGAATGGTATTCCATATTTTGTTTTCATCTTCTTGGCCACGTAGTTGGATGACTTCTGGCACTGGACTATGTTCAGTTTTGCCCGGTGTGCCTGAGCAATTTCTTCCACGTGGGAGTCTCCGCTCATGGTGGAGATGATGTTAACACCCATCTCTTCTAACAGGGGTTTGATTCCCCACAGATCTCCGGCAACATTGAATTCACCCACGATATTAATATCAAATGGTGAGGTTTGCTCAGGTTCACTGGTTCCTATAACGTAGTCCAGGAGGGCGTCACCACCTATCCAGTGTCCCTTGGTTTTATTGTGATCCTGGAATCCTTCGGATTGAACTGGTATGACTCTGCACCCGGTTATTTCCTGGGATTTCTTGCAAACCGCTTTAATATCATCCCCGATCACGCCAGCCACACAGGTGGCATACACGAATATGGCTCCAGGGTGGTACAATCTGTTGAGTTCAAGTACGGTTTCAAATAACTTCTTTTCCCCTCCGAAGATAATGTCTTTTTCCTGAAGGTCGGTTGAGCAACCTTTTTTGTATAGATCCTCTCGGGATGATTTACTTCCTCTTATATCCCATGTGCAAGCAGCACAGCCTATGGGGCCATGTACCAGGTGAATTGAATCTGTAATTGGCATCAAAACGATTCTGGCACCACCATAAACACAGGTTCTCTGGGTCACTGTGCCTGGTAAGCTGGCTTTATCACATACTGGAATGGATAAGCCTTCCCCTTTCACGCACATGTGTTTTTTACGAGATTCAAATGTTTCAATTACTGGTTCCATAATCTAATACCTCAAACTATACATTTTTTTAACATTTCTCTAAATTCTCATTTTATGAATTAAATTCATCATATCTAATTCAGTTATATTAATTATTTTAAAGTTTTAATCCTTTATTTAAACTCATAATCCTCTAAAAACTTCTAATTTTTAATTATTCTAATAGATTAATTAAATTATTAGAAAAATAGATTAATGGGGCCCTTTAATCGCTAGGTGGGTCTCCATTAAATTTTAGAGTGTTCCTGAAATAGATGTTTTGTTCCTGAATCAGATGTTTACTGTTGCAGTTTCCAGTGGGTTGGTTCGTAATATTTTTCAAGCACAGCATTGGTTATAAGTTCCATCAGGCGTGCAGCACCATTGTACCCAACTATAGGGTGCCGGTGATATCCAATTCTATCATAAACTGGGAATCCAGTCCTTATCAATGGGATACCCAAGTCATGGGCAAGAAGTCGCCCATCGGAGGGTCCGATCATAATGTCAACTGGGTTTTCCTTCACGTAAACTTCAAAGGAACGCATGTCCTGTTCAAACAGCACATCTATGTCGCTTCCTGTTTCTTTGGAAATCTTTTCCATATCTGGGGTGAAAGTTTTACTGTTGGCACCGGTACAGACCATGGTTGGTTCCATGCCCAGTTCTCCTACGAATCTGGCCAGTCCGGTGGTCAGGTCTGGATCTCCATATATGGCTACTTTCCGGTCAAACAGGTATCTGGCAGCATTATCTGCAATTAAATCAACCAGCACTCCCCTTTCATCCAGGATACTCTCTGGTATTTCACAACCAGTGAGTGTTTTCAGGTTTCGCAGGAACTGGTCGGTATTCTGCAGACCTATGGGTGGTGATTCTATGATTGCCGGCACGTCATGCTTTTTTTCAAGTGAATTGGCTGCTGATCCAGCGTATTTACATAATGCTATTGTTCCCTTGCTGTTGGCAGAGTCACGTATCTCGTCGACCGTGGTTCCACCCTTGGGAAAGTAGGGTTTGGTTGGTGTTACCGATGGTCTAAGGGGTGAATCAAATGGGTCTGAGGTGTCGGTTAACATCACACCTTCAATCCCCAAAAGTGCCATGATATGCTTGATTTCCCGTATGTCTCCAGGGTTAACCATTCCTGGGATGATGTTCACCTTTTCGGTGGGTTCAGTTGCTTCTGCCAGGTTGTCTACCAGGGCTTTGACTCCTATGTCGTAACCAGTGAAGTGGTTTCCCACGAAACTGGGTGTGGGTATGGGGATAACTTCAATTTTATCCAGGCCTTTAACATCCTGACTCATTTCTTTGAGTTCTTTTTTGGTGGTATCCACGAACCCGAATACATCGTCACCTATGATCTCACTGGAACAGGTGGTTATGGCCCCAATAAGGTCTGGTTTGAAACGCAGTGCCAGGTTTTTTATACCGGAGTTTATGTTTTTTCTTCCTCCAAATACTGCTGCATCTTCATGCAGGGATGAAACTGCGATTTCTGCGGGTTCACGGAAATGGCGTGCGAAGTTGTACCTTACAAAGGTGGAACAACCCTGGGATCCATGTACCAGTGGAAATCCATGGTGAACTCCCATAACTGCAAACATTGCCCCTAAAGGTTGACAGGTTTTCAGTGGGTTAATTATGAGAGTTCTTTCCTTTTCTATAACATTTATACTGCTCATTTGCCCACCTCTACTTTGTCTGGTGTTTCAATTGATTCTTTTATGATTTTTGATTCATCAGTTTCTAATGGAGTTTCTTCAAACTCCAGCATTTTCCAGACCGGGTTGTAGATGTAGGAGTACATATCCTTGGCCAGGTTCAGGAAACCTTCAAATCCAATATAAGGACCATTCTCGTAGGAGTGGATCATCAGTGAGGGTACTCCCAGTTTATGGGCCATGTATTTTTCCTTAATACCGGCCAGTATTAGATCGGGCTTGTCATTGGTGATCATTTCTTCCAGTTCCATGGAGTTTGGGTCGTCAACTATGAGTGCTCCTTCTTTTACCCGTTTTTTCATTTTCACGTATCCATCTTCGTGTTCGAACTGTGATGCCACTGCAGTTACGTCCATTCCCAGTTCATTTTCCAGGGGAGTGGCCAGGTGCCAGCTTTTTGGGCCTCCAGAGAAGATGTAAACCTTTTTACCCTGAAGTTTTTCCTTGTAAAACTCAAGTTCAGGGCCTACTTTTGCCATTCTATCGGCTATAACTTTCTCGGCTTCTTTTTCCAGACCGAAATATTTTCCTATGGTCCTGAGGTTTTCTGCACAATATTGGGTACTGAAGAAATCCACATTGATGTAGGGAACTTCATATTTTTCTTTTATAAGGTCTGCAATGTAGGTGGCAGATCTCTGGCATCTAACCAGGTTCAATTTGGTCCGATGCATGAAACATATTTCATCGTGAGTGGAGTCACCACTGAATCTGCTTAGAATGCGTATACCCATTTCCTTAAGGTATGATTCAATTATCCAGAGGTCTCCGTCTATATTGTATTCTCCTATTAATCCTATGTCGTATGGAGTAGTACTTGGGGGTTCTTGTGTACCCACCATCCGCTCAAAAATGGTGTGATTTGCTATGTGGTGTCCTTTTGATTGGCTTGGTCCAGCAAATCCCGGTGCGTTAAATGCTACAACATCTTTACCCAACTCTGCTGTCAATTCTTTGGCAACAGCATCCATGTCATCGCCTATTAATCCCGTAGTACAGGTAGCATAGGCATAAATTGCAGTTGCTTCTGGAAATTCCTGTGAAGCGTCGATTATGGATTGCCTTAGTTTTTTCATACCTCCAAAAACCACGTCTGATTCCATGATGTCGGTACCGCAAACGTATTTGAGGTTGAAGTTTTCTATGGGGAATTTACTTCCATCCGGCATGTTGGGACTGGTGGGGTATCTTTTGGTTCCACCAGCATAGTAAGTACACCCAACAGGTGAGTGAACCACGTGGACAACATCTTTTAAAGCTCCAGTTATAACTCCTTTGGCCCCTGCAAATGCACATCCACGTTCACTCATGGATCCTGGAACTGTTTTACTGTTACAGGCAGGCATACATTCTTCTGGATCCGAGCAATGTTTTACGTAGGTGTGCTTTTTTCGCTCAGGGATTTCTTTATCCACGTCGAAAAGTTTGTAAGGCATTATTATTCTCCTAATTTGAATTTAGATTTATTTTATCTTTTTATTTTTCATATTTTCATTATTATATGATCTAATGATTTTTTTTAATGATCAATGAATTCACGTTTATTTGGCAGTAACTTTCTGAAGAGTTAGCTAATTGCTTCTTCTCCTGTTTCTTTTGTTCTCACCCGTACTGCTTCCTCTATTGGGCAAACAAATATTTTACCATCTCCAATTTGCCCTGTGTTGTTTACTTTCATTATTGATTCCACTACCAGGGATGTGTCTTCATCTGGGACAACGAGAGAAATCATTCTTTTTGGGATGTAATGCATTCTCCCATCTTCTTCACGTAGGTCCTCGTTGGGAATATCGAATGAAACCTCTCCAAGTATGGCTTTTTGTTTTCCTCGTCCAAAAACTGCAGTAGCAGTCATGGCGGGGAATCCCAAGGCATCTAAGACTTCTTTGGTACGTGAAATCTTATTTGGTCTAATAATTGCCAGTATCTCTTTCATTAGTACTCCTCATAATCCTTTACTTCGACTTATAATCCTTTACTTCGAGTCCTGACAGTGTAAACTTCTTCAACAGGGCTGATGAAGATTTTTCCGTCTCCAAAGTTCCCGGTGAATGCGGTTTCGTTTATAATATCAACGACTTTGCTGGTTTCTTCAGAGGGGGTCACCAGCATGAGCATGACCTTGGGTAGTTCGTCGTAGTAGATGTTATCCAGTTGAATACCTTTCTGCTTTCCACGTCCAATGACATCCATTTTAGTTAAAGCAACATATCCTGAGTCTGATAGTGAGTTTACTACTGTTTCTGCCTTATCTGGGCGAACTATTGCTCTTATCATCTTCATTTTTTTACTCCGTGATTGGGGGTAATGATGGTTTAATCCATCATACCGTACTTAACTACCAGGTCTTCCATTTCTTCCATAGTCATGGGGTCTGGGATGACGAAGTTTTCGTTTTCTATAATCATACGGGCC belongs to uncultured Methanobacterium sp. and includes:
- the nifE gene encoding nitrogenase iron-molybdenum cofactor biosynthesis protein NifE, giving the protein MEPVIETFESRKKHMCVKGEGLSIPVCDKASLPGTVTQRTCVYGGARIVLMPITDSIHLVHGPIGCAACTWDIRGSKSSREDLYKKGCSTDLQEKDIIFGGEKKLFETVLELNRLYHPGAIFVYATCVAGVIGDDIKAVCKKSQEITGCRVIPVQSEGFQDHNKTKGHWIGGDALLDYVIGTSEPEQTSPFDINIVGEFNVAGDLWGIKPLLEEMGVNIISTMSGDSHVEEIAQAHRAKLNIVQCQKSSNYVAKKMKTKYGIPFIKVNFFGLEQTINSLREIADFFNDEEMIQRTEKIIQRGLEEVQDEIREYKERLTGKTVALYVGGNKAWSLVRAFEELGMDVMMSGTKNGIKEDYERIKETVRDGTIIVDDANSTELARLLKKYRPNLLISGAKEKYISLKLGVPFCDFNHDRISAFAGFRGFVSFAKEVDASVSSPVFNLTSTSLYDIDNSRSDDNLNPNNNLNSEKNLKAENSVEKILSPSSGGEEHGS
- a CDS encoding nitrogenase subunit alpha, encoding MPYKLFDVDKEIPERKKHTYVKHCSDPEECMPACNSKTVPGSMSERGCAFAGAKGVITGALKDVVHVVHSPVGCTYYAGGTKRYPTSPNMPDGSKFPIENFNLKYVCGTDIMESDVVFGGMKKLRQSIIDASQEFPEATAIYAYATCTTGLIGDDMDAVAKELTAELGKDVVAFNAPGFAGPSQSKGHHIANHTIFERMVGTQEPPSTTPYDIGLIGEYNIDGDLWIIESYLKEMGIRILSRFSGDSTHDEICFMHRTKLNLVRCQRSATYIADLIKEKYEVPYINVDFFSTQYCAENLRTIGKYFGLEKEAEKVIADRMAKVGPELEFYKEKLQGKKVYIFSGGPKSWHLATPLENELGMDVTAVASQFEHEDGYVKMKKRVKEGALIVDDPNSMELEEMITNDKPDLILAGIKEKYMAHKLGVPSLMIHSYENGPYIGFEGFLNLAKDMYSYIYNPVWKMLEFEETPLETDESKIIKESIETPDKVEVGK
- a CDS encoding P-II family nitrogen regulator — protein: MKEILAIIRPNKISRTKEVLDALGFPAMTATAVFGRGKQKAILGEVSFDIPNEDLREEDGRMHYIPKRMISLVVPDEDTSLVVESIMKVNNTGQIGDGKIFVCPIEEAVRVRTKETGEEAIS
- a CDS encoding nitrogenase component 1, with the translated sequence MSSINVIEKERTLIINPLKTCQPLGAMFAVMGVHHGFPLVHGSQGCSTFVRYNFARHFREPAEIAVSSLHEDAAVFGGRKNINSGIKNLALRFKPDLIGAITTCSSEIIGDDVFGFVDTTKKELKEMSQDVKGLDKIEVIPIPTPSFVGNHFTGYDIGVKALVDNLAEATEPTEKVNIIPGMVNPGDIREIKHIMALLGIEGVMLTDTSDPFDSPLRPSVTPTKPYFPKGGTTVDEIRDSANSKGTIALCKYAGSAANSLEKKHDVPAIIESPPIGLQNTDQFLRNLKTLTGCEIPESILDERGVLVDLIADNAARYLFDRKVAIYGDPDLTTGLARFVGELGMEPTMVCTGANSKTFTPDMEKISKETGSDIDVLFEQDMRSFEVYVKENPVDIMIGPSDGRLLAHDLGIPLIRTGFPVYDRIGYHRHPIVGYNGAARLMELITNAVLEKYYEPTHWKLQQ
- a CDS encoding P-II family nitrogen regulator; protein product: MKMIRAIVRPDKAETVVNSLSDSGYVALTKMDVIGRGKQKGIQLDNIYYDELPKVMLMLVTPSEETSKVVDIINETAFTGNFGDGKIFISPVEEVYTVRTRSKGL